A genomic stretch from Echeneis naucrates chromosome 6, fEcheNa1.1, whole genome shotgun sequence includes:
- the pals2a gene encoding MAGUK p55 subfamily member 6a isoform X4, with the protein MRYAAVNSDVLLTSSLMPADAVRMIGIQKKDREPLGVTFRVERGEMVIARILHGSSIDRQGMLHTGDIIREVNGREVGSNPRELQELLKDCSGSITLKVLPSYRDTPPLPQVYLKPHFNYNPTTDNLIPCKEAGLAFSKGDILHVVNKEDPNWWQACKVVGGATGLIPSQFLEEKRKAFVRKDWDTSGSGMLCGTRTAKKKKKKMMYLTAKNAEFDRFELQIYEEVAKMPPFQRKTLVLIGAQGVGRRSLKNRLILLNPLQYGTTVPFTSRRPREEEKDGQNYCFVTREEMEKHIKESRYLEHGEYDGNLYGTKIDSIHEVVNMGRTCILDVNPQALKVLKTAEFMPFVVFIAAPELEILRAMHKAVVDAGLTTKLLTENDLKKTVDESARIRRAYSHYFDLTIVNDNLDKAFDKLQEAVERLFIEPQWVPVSWVY; encoded by the exons ATGCGTTATGCTGCAGTAAACAGCGATGTGTTGCTAACCAGTTCGCTGATGCCAGCTGATGCTGTCAGGATGATTGGCATCCAGAAAAAAGACAGGGAGCCACTG GGGGTGACTTTCCGTGTGGAACGAGGGGAGATGGTGATTGCACGGATTCTGCACGGCAGTTCAATTGACAGGCAGGGCATGCTGCACACTGGGGACATAATCCGTGAGGTGAACGGTCGTGAGGTCGGCAGCAATCCCCGTGAACTCCAGGAGTTGCTGAAGGATTGCAGTGGGAGCATCACGCTCAAGGTCTTGCCCAGCTATAGAGACACACCGCCACTGCCACAG GTTTATCTTAAACCTCACTTCAACTATAACCCAACCACAGACAACCTGATCCCCTGTAAAGAGGCTGGTCTCGCCTTCTCCAAAGGAGACATTCTCCATGTTGTAAACAAGGAGGACCCCAACTGGTGGCAG GCATGCAAAGTCGTTGGTGGAGCCACTGGTTTGATTCCAAGTCAGTTTTTGGAGGAGAAACGAAAAGCTTTTGTGAGGAAGGACTGGGACACTTCTGGGAGTG GGATGCTCTGTGGAACTAgaactgcaaagaaaaagaagaaaaaaatgatgtaCCTTACTGCCAAGAACGCTG AGTTTGATCGTTTTGAGCTGCAGATCTATGAGGAAGTTGCCAAGATGCCTCCATTCCAGAGGAAAACGCTTGTTTTGATTGGAGCCCAGGGAGTCGGCAGGCGTAGCCTGAAGAACAGACTTATTCTTTTAAATCCTCTTCAGTATGGAACTACTGTCCCCT TCACGTCACGGCGTcccagagaagaagagaaagatggCCAAAACTACTGCTTTGTAACACGGGAAGAGATGGAGAAGCACATTAAGGAGAGCCGTTACCTGGAACACGGCGAGTACGATGGCAACCTCTATGGGACCAAGATTGACTCGATCCATGAAGTGGTGAATATGGGTAGAACCTGCATCCTCGACGTCAACCCTCAG gcCCTGAAAGTGTTAAAGACTGCTGAATTTATGCCCTTTGTGGTGTTTATTGCTGCTCCTGAGTTGGAGATACTAAGAGCTATGCACAAAGCTGTAGTAGATGCTGGACTTACCACGAAATTACTCACA GAGAATGATTTGAAGAAAACTGTGGATGAGAGTGCCAGGATCCGGCGGGCATACAGCCACTACTTTGACCTGACTATTGTTAATGACAATCTGGATAAGGCCTTTGACAAGCTGCAGGAGGCAGTAGAGCGATTATTCATTGAGCCACAGTGGGTTCCAGTCAGTTGGGTCTATTGA